The following proteins are co-located in the Bradyrhizobium sp. AZCC 2176 genome:
- a CDS encoding CHASE2 domain-containing protein produces MSHRRLHILVALLSTGLWAGAIWLGHTSGHLRFLDRIESALTDMRTLVRGVKVPPDIVTIVAIDDTIVKLGGTYPLPRAEIARIVEAIARLEPKVIAIDLLLVDKGPADGDAALAKSLAASPTVLAAAAVFSNTVQASAEDDGPLARLPKADRFLLPLPAFADRAEVGIANVATRQTGTPLSVPMLFRTRDRIELSFPLRAASVAIGQKLTIEPERLLFGDRPIATASDYSLPISYYGPRQTIRTVSAANLIDGQIDKEAIQGRIVVLGATATGAGDFFPTPFDSLMPGVEIISTAITHLVAGDSVVRDRPVRIVEAITTILLPVLLVGLLAWRRNAIGLLTVSAVVLAWLAANAIAFAHGIWLDAATTIAAAAPPVILFGTLQLWSGRRSAQHLATQNRLLEQFQTPGLQEWLTRDPDFLLAPVRQNAAVVFVDLSGFTSLSETLDPDATRGLLKEFHALVDKEVTQCGGMITSFLGDGAMILFGLPEAAPDDAVRAAQCSIALCVKTERWIAALPQPVAARIGFKIGAHFGPIVASRLGGRNHQHITATGDTVNVASRLMEVAARHDVRLALSDTLRIAAEGTGARLKTGSLAGPVETQIRGRSGSLTVWLWRGEHPTIDQRTHPDAAE; encoded by the coding sequence ATGAGCCATCGACGTCTTCATATTCTGGTTGCGTTGCTCAGCACGGGATTGTGGGCAGGCGCGATATGGCTCGGCCATACGAGCGGCCATTTGCGGTTTCTCGACCGCATCGAGTCGGCATTGACCGATATGCGAACGCTGGTGCGCGGCGTAAAGGTACCGCCGGACATCGTTACGATCGTTGCGATCGACGACACCATCGTCAAGCTCGGCGGCACCTATCCGCTGCCGCGCGCAGAGATCGCCAGGATCGTCGAGGCGATCGCGCGGCTGGAGCCGAAGGTCATCGCGATCGATCTCCTCTTGGTCGACAAAGGGCCCGCCGACGGCGACGCGGCGCTCGCGAAGTCGCTGGCGGCGAGTCCGACCGTGCTTGCGGCGGCGGCGGTATTTTCCAATACCGTTCAGGCTTCGGCGGAGGACGATGGGCCGCTGGCACGCCTGCCGAAGGCCGACCGCTTCCTGCTGCCGCTGCCGGCTTTTGCCGACCGCGCGGAAGTCGGTATCGCCAACGTGGCGACGCGCCAAACCGGCACGCCGCTCTCGGTCCCGATGCTGTTCCGGACACGCGACAGAATCGAATTGTCGTTTCCGCTTCGCGCCGCCTCCGTCGCGATCGGCCAGAAGCTGACGATCGAGCCCGAGCGCCTGCTGTTCGGCGACCGGCCGATCGCAACCGCTTCCGACTATTCGCTGCCGATCTCCTATTACGGCCCGCGCCAGACCATTCGCACCGTCAGCGCCGCCAATCTGATCGACGGCCAGATCGACAAGGAAGCCATCCAGGGCCGGATCGTCGTCCTCGGCGCGACCGCGACCGGCGCCGGCGACTTCTTTCCGACGCCGTTCGATTCACTGATGCCGGGCGTGGAAATCATTTCCACCGCGATTACGCATCTGGTCGCAGGAGACAGCGTCGTGCGCGACCGGCCGGTTCGCATCGTCGAGGCCATCACGACGATCCTGCTCCCGGTGCTGCTGGTCGGCTTGCTGGCCTGGCGGCGAAACGCGATCGGTCTCTTGACGGTCAGCGCGGTGGTGCTGGCATGGTTGGCTGCGAATGCGATTGCTTTCGCGCACGGCATATGGCTCGACGCCGCGACGACCATCGCCGCCGCTGCGCCGCCGGTCATTCTGTTCGGCACGTTGCAATTGTGGTCGGGCCGGCGCAGCGCCCAGCATCTCGCCACGCAAAACAGGCTGCTCGAGCAATTCCAGACGCCGGGCCTCCAGGAATGGCTGACGCGCGATCCCGACTTCCTGCTGGCGCCGGTCAGGCAGAATGCCGCCGTCGTGTTCGTCGATCTCTCCGGATTTACCTCGCTCAGCGAAACGCTCGATCCAGATGCCACACGGGGACTCCTGAAGGAGTTTCACGCTCTGGTCGACAAGGAAGTGACCCAGTGCGGCGGCATGATCACGAGCTTTCTCGGCGATGGCGCCATGATCCTGTTCGGTCTGCCGGAGGCGGCGCCGGATGACGCTGTGCGCGCGGCACAATGTTCGATCGCGCTTTGCGTCAAGACCGAGCGCTGGATCGCAGCGTTGCCGCAACCGGTCGCGGCGCGCATCGGCTTCAAGATCGGCGCACATTTCGGGCCGATCGTCGCCTCCCGGCTCGGCGGTCGCAACCATCAGCACATCACCGCAACCGGCGACACTGTGAACGTGGCGAGCCGACTGATGGAAGTGGCGGCCCGCCACGATGTCAGGCTGGCGCTGAGCGATACGTTGCGCATCGCGGCGGAAGGCACGGGCGCCCGGCTGAAAACCGGAAGCCTCGCCGGCCCCGTCGAGACTCAGATTCGCGGCAGGTCGGGCTCCCTCACGGTCTGGCTGTGGCGGGGCGAACATCCGACGATCGATCAACGCACGCATCCCGACGCCGCGGAGTGA
- a CDS encoding glycosyltransferase family 39 protein, producing the protein MNPSEARVALNTGLAILGLVALRLIAAAFTPITFDEAYYWMWSKHLAGGYYDHPPMVAVVIRLGTLIAGDTEFGVRLVSILLALPMSWAIYQAAAILFGSRRVAASSAILLNVTLMAAVGTMIVTPDAPLLVASSLLLFALAKVLQTGRGVWWLAVGAAAGCALLSKYTALFFGPAILIWLITVPELRHWLVSLWLYLGGLVALLLFAPVILWNAGHHWVSFIKQMGRARIEDFRPVFIAELIPTQIAFATPLVWMLGAMGLYALFRRRAGALPQRVLVNAMFWVIVAYFVWHALHARVEANWFAPVYPAFVIAAAVAAHLVEWQPRWQRLVDFCRRWAAPGGVLMFVLLVVQANSGALSGYRRDATVRSVGIGWRETAAAIEAARARTGATCVLASDYGTTGWLAFHLPKGTCVAQQSQRIRWVNMPEPDAAQLAGPLLYVSEVRPGDAPLKDLFARVEKVAEVERRRGPLVIETYALHLLREPKGEVFDRTPPPELQ; encoded by the coding sequence ATGAATCCGAGCGAGGCGCGGGTTGCCCTCAACACGGGTTTGGCGATCCTGGGGCTGGTGGCACTACGCCTGATTGCCGCGGCGTTCACGCCGATCACCTTCGACGAAGCTTATTACTGGATGTGGTCGAAGCATCTGGCCGGCGGCTATTACGATCATCCGCCGATGGTCGCGGTGGTGATCCGGCTCGGCACGCTGATCGCAGGCGATACCGAGTTCGGCGTGCGGCTGGTCTCAATCCTGCTGGCGCTGCCGATGAGCTGGGCGATCTATCAGGCCGCCGCCATCCTGTTCGGCAGCCGTCGCGTGGCCGCGTCGTCGGCGATCCTTCTGAACGTCACGCTGATGGCCGCGGTCGGCACCATGATCGTCACGCCGGACGCGCCGCTCCTGGTGGCTTCCAGTCTGCTGCTGTTTGCGCTCGCCAAGGTGCTGCAGACCGGCCGCGGCGTGTGGTGGCTAGCGGTGGGTGCTGCCGCCGGTTGCGCGCTGCTTTCGAAATACACCGCGCTGTTCTTCGGGCCGGCGATCCTGATCTGGCTGATCACCGTTCCCGAGCTGCGGCACTGGCTGGTCTCGCTTTGGCTTTATCTCGGCGGGCTCGTCGCGCTGTTGCTATTTGCGCCGGTCATTCTCTGGAACGCCGGCCACCACTGGGTTTCCTTCATCAAGCAGATGGGGCGGGCGAGGATCGAGGATTTCCGCCCGGTCTTCATCGCCGAGCTGATCCCGACGCAGATCGCGTTCGCCACGCCGCTGGTGTGGATGCTCGGTGCGATGGGGCTTTATGCTCTGTTCCGCCGACGCGCCGGCGCGCTGCCGCAGCGCGTGCTCGTCAATGCGATGTTCTGGGTCATCGTCGCCTATTTCGTCTGGCACGCGCTCCATGCCCGCGTCGAGGCCAACTGGTTTGCGCCGGTTTATCCGGCGTTTGTGATCGCAGCCGCCGTCGCCGCGCATCTGGTCGAATGGCAGCCGCGCTGGCAGCGTCTGGTCGATTTCTGTCGGCGCTGGGCGGCGCCGGGCGGTGTCTTGATGTTCGTATTGCTGGTCGTGCAGGCCAACAGCGGCGCGCTGTCGGGCTATCGCCGCGATGCCACCGTACGCAGCGTCGGCATCGGCTGGCGCGAAACGGCCGCCGCGATCGAAGCGGCGAGGGCGCGAACGGGAGCCACATGCGTGCTGGCGTCGGACTACGGCACCACCGGCTGGCTCGCCTTCCATCTGCCGAAGGGCACCTGCGTGGCGCAGCAGAGCCAGCGCATCCGCTGGGTCAACATGCCCGAGCCGGATGCGGCGCAGCTTGCCGGCCCGTTGCTTTATGTCAGCGAGGTCCGGCCCGGCGACGCGCCCTTGAAGGACCTGTTCGCCCGCGTGGAGAAGGTGGCCGAGGTCGAGCGCAGGCGCGGCCCGCTCGTGATCGAGACCTATGCGCTGCATCTCCTGCGGGAGCCGAAGGGCGAGGTGTTCGACCGCACGCCGCCGCCGGAATTGCAATAG
- a CDS encoding glycosyltransferase family 2 protein produces MNDAIKPGPETPSQAGLPELSVVVPTFNERDNVTVLYRRLEATLTGIAWEVVFVDDNSPDGTWEVVRGLARKDSRVRCIRRIGRRGLSGACIEGILASSGPYAAVIDADLQHDEAQLPKMVALLRSGEAELVVGSRYVEGGSADSFNKQRAGASQLATEVARRALKVEVADPMSGFFMIRRDRFEHLAPQLSTQGFKILLDVIATAEGKLRAIEIPYTFGSRQHGESKLDSMVALDFLGLVLAKLTNDVVSLRFLLFAMVGGTGLVVHLTALFIAHEIFQVPFAEAQAIGALVAMTSNFVLNNFLTYRDQRLKGFAILRGLLLFYLVCGVGLLANVGVAFAVFDQEPIWWLAGAAGALMGVVWNYAMSGLFVWRKR; encoded by the coding sequence ATGAATGACGCCATCAAACCGGGCCCCGAAACCCCGTCGCAGGCCGGTTTGCCTGAGCTTTCGGTCGTTGTGCCGACCTTCAATGAGCGCGACAACGTCACCGTGCTGTACCGGCGGCTGGAGGCCACGCTGACCGGCATTGCCTGGGAAGTGGTCTTTGTCGATGACAATTCCCCCGACGGGACCTGGGAAGTAGTGCGGGGGCTGGCGCGGAAGGATTCCCGTGTCCGCTGCATTCGCCGGATCGGGCGGCGCGGCCTGTCGGGTGCATGCATCGAGGGCATTCTGGCCTCGAGCGGCCCCTATGCAGCGGTCATCGACGCCGACCTGCAGCACGATGAAGCGCAACTGCCGAAGATGGTTGCGCTGCTGCGGAGCGGCGAGGCGGAACTCGTGGTCGGCAGCCGCTATGTCGAGGGCGGCAGCGCCGACAGTTTCAACAAGCAGCGGGCAGGCGCCAGTCAGCTTGCAACCGAGGTCGCCCGGCGCGCCCTGAAGGTCGAGGTCGCCGATCCCATGAGCGGCTTCTTCATGATCCGCCGCGACCGCTTCGAGCACCTGGCGCCGCAACTCTCCACCCAGGGCTTCAAGATCCTGCTCGACGTCATCGCGACCGCGGAGGGCAAGCTGCGCGCCATCGAAATTCCCTACACCTTCGGCTCGCGCCAGCATGGCGAGAGCAAGCTCGATTCCATGGTGGCGCTGGACTTCCTGGGCCTGGTGCTGGCCAAGCTGACCAACGACGTGGTCTCACTTCGCTTCCTGCTGTTTGCGATGGTCGGGGGCACCGGCCTCGTCGTGCACCTCACGGCGCTGTTCATCGCGCACGAAATCTTCCAGGTGCCGTTTGCGGAGGCGCAGGCCATCGGCGCGCTGGTTGCGATGACCAGCAACTTCGTCCTGAACAACTTTCTTACCTACCGCGACCAGCGGCTGAAGGGATTTGCGATCCTGCGCGGGCTGTTGCTGTTCTATCTCGTTTGCGGCGTTGGACTGCTCGCCAATGTCGGCGTCGCGTTCGCGGTCTTCGACCAGGAACCGATCTGGTGGCTCGCGGGTGCAGCCGGCGCGCTGATGGGCGTGGTCTGGAATTACGCGATGTCCGGACTGTTCGTCTGGCGCAAGCGATGA
- a CDS encoding phasin family protein, with the protein MSNTDQGKPAGKSGRRKGKGERGKKAASQESTAVSPTESPAPVELQSPDQDQPPQPEPVHAESPKVDQPAVEEPVVVASPEPQPTAAPSPAEPAPVEAAPVEAAPAEAAPIQPAPVEAAVEPAPVSLQTIANAYRDYTRKSIEEFGSFVEQLSGVRSLDKAMTVQTEFVKRAYETSVAESQKICELHNRLARQTLDPFKGVTDKRPATHGKP; encoded by the coding sequence ATGTCGAATACAGATCAGGGCAAACCGGCCGGAAAATCCGGGCGGCGCAAGGGCAAGGGAGAGCGGGGCAAAAAAGCCGCTTCCCAAGAGAGCACGGCCGTGAGCCCAACCGAGAGCCCGGCGCCGGTTGAATTGCAGAGCCCGGATCAGGATCAACCGCCGCAACCGGAGCCGGTTCACGCGGAGAGCCCGAAGGTGGATCAGCCGGCCGTCGAGGAGCCCGTCGTTGTCGCGTCGCCGGAGCCGCAGCCGACCGCGGCGCCCTCGCCGGCTGAGCCCGCACCCGTCGAGGCTGCGCCCGTCGAGGCTGCGCCCGCCGAGGCCGCGCCGATCCAGCCCGCACCGGTCGAGGCCGCGGTGGAGCCTGCGCCGGTAAGCCTGCAAACCATCGCCAATGCCTATCGCGACTACACAAGGAAATCGATCGAGGAGTTCGGTTCGTTTGTCGAACAGCTCAGCGGCGTTCGCTCGCTCGACAAGGCGATGACGGTTCAGACCGAATTCGTGAAGCGGGCCTATGAAACTTCGGTCGCCGAGTCGCAGAAGATCTGCGAACTCCACAACCGGCTCGCCAGACAGACCCTCGACCCGTTCAAGGGGGTGACCGACAAGCGGCCGGCGACGCACGGCAAGCCCTGA
- a CDS encoding DUF72 domain-containing protein, which yields MSKPSKSTAKNSGNIFIGIGGWTFEPWRGVFYPEKLAQAKELAYAASKLTSIEINGTYYGSQKPESFRKWAREVPDGFVFSLKGPRFATNRRVLAEAGDSIKRFYDSGVLELGDRLGPVLWQFAPTKKFDEADFGKFLELLPRKLAGRALRHVVEVRHDSFCVPDFIALLRKFETPVVFAEHGKYPAIADVVSDFVYARLQKGNDELKTCYPPKQLDAWAKRFQAWASGGEPDDLPRVDKAKPAKTPRDVFAYVIHEGKVRAPAGAMELIERVK from the coding sequence GTGAGCAAGCCTTCGAAATCGACCGCGAAAAACAGCGGCAACATCTTTATCGGCATCGGCGGCTGGACCTTCGAGCCGTGGCGCGGGGTGTTTTATCCCGAAAAGCTCGCGCAGGCGAAGGAGCTGGCCTACGCCGCGTCGAAGCTGACCTCGATCGAGATCAACGGCACCTACTACGGCTCGCAGAAGCCGGAGAGCTTTCGCAAATGGGCGCGCGAGGTGCCGGACGGATTCGTGTTCTCGTTGAAGGGACCGCGCTTCGCGACCAATCGTCGAGTGCTGGCGGAGGCCGGCGATTCCATAAAGCGCTTCTACGATTCCGGTGTGCTCGAGCTCGGCGACCGGCTCGGGCCCGTGCTATGGCAGTTCGCGCCGACCAAAAAATTCGACGAGGCCGATTTCGGCAAGTTCCTCGAACTGCTGCCGCGCAAACTCGCCGGCCGCGCGCTGCGGCACGTGGTCGAAGTGCGGCATGACAGTTTCTGCGTGCCTGACTTCATCGCATTGCTGCGCAAGTTCGAAACGCCTGTCGTGTTCGCCGAGCACGGCAAATATCCGGCGATCGCCGACGTGGTCAGCGACTTCGTCTATGCGCGGCTGCAGAAGGGCAATGACGAGCTCAAGACCTGTTATCCGCCGAAGCAGCTCGACGCCTGGGCCAAGCGCTTTCAGGCCTGGGCCAGTGGCGGCGAGCCGGACGATCTGCCGCGCGTCGACAAGGCCAAGCCTGCAAAGACGCCGCGCGACGTGTTCGCCTACGTCATCCACGAGGGCAAGGTGCGCGCGCCGGCGGGCGCAATGGAATTGATTGAACGCGTGAAATAA
- a CDS encoding Bug family tripartite tricarboxylate transporter substrate binding protein — protein sequence MNRISRSLTRILVLVLCSIAAAHAQTGYPDRPVKIIVPIGPGGSYDLVGRQLADTLSKRMGQAFVVENKPGAGTVVGTQAASQSEPDGYTLVVGGLSNMAFNSALYSKLAYDPRKDFVPVALIYKFGYVMVGRKDLPHAKLQDIVAAAKANPGSISVATAGVGTGQHLVAAAFMKAAGVKFQEIPYKGSPPAFTDLLAGRIDLFFDSNAAGLPYVQSGQAKGIALLSSKRSPLAPDVPTMSEAGVSGLDVDSWLGIFAPAKTPPDAIAKLRREIRASLPDLKERFEKSGGEVWDLPDDKLDAFVASEYDNWTKLIREAGIKLD from the coding sequence ATGAACCGAATTAGCCGCTCGCTGACGCGGATACTCGTGCTCGTGCTGTGCAGTATTGCCGCAGCGCACGCCCAGACCGGCTATCCCGATCGGCCGGTAAAGATCATAGTCCCGATCGGTCCCGGCGGCAGTTACGATCTGGTCGGGCGGCAGCTTGCGGATACGCTGTCGAAGCGGATGGGGCAGGCCTTCGTCGTCGAGAACAAGCCGGGCGCCGGAACCGTCGTCGGCACGCAGGCGGCGAGCCAGAGCGAGCCGGACGGCTATACGCTGGTGGTCGGCGGGCTCTCCAACATGGCGTTCAATTCGGCGCTGTATTCGAAACTGGCGTACGATCCGCGCAAGGATTTCGTGCCGGTCGCGCTGATCTACAAGTTCGGTTACGTGATGGTCGGCCGCAAGGATTTGCCGCACGCCAAGCTGCAGGACATCGTCGCCGCCGCAAAGGCCAACCCGGGCTCGATTTCGGTGGCGACCGCCGGCGTCGGCACCGGCCAGCATCTGGTGGCGGCCGCGTTCATGAAAGCCGCGGGCGTCAAATTTCAGGAGATACCCTACAAGGGTTCGCCGCCGGCCTTCACCGATCTGCTCGCCGGCCGCATCGACCTGTTTTTTGATTCGAACGCCGCCGGGCTCCCTTACGTTCAGTCGGGCCAGGCGAAGGGCATTGCGCTGCTGTCATCGAAGCGCAGCCCGCTGGCGCCCGACGTGCCGACGATGTCGGAAGCCGGCGTATCCGGCCTCGATGTCGATTCCTGGCTCGGGATATTTGCGCCCGCGAAAACCCCGCCGGATGCGATCGCAAAACTGCGCCGGGAAATCCGCGCCTCGCTGCCCGACCTCAAGGAACGTTTCGAGAAGAGCGGCGGAGAGGTGTGGGACCTGCCTGATGACAAGCTCGACGCCTTCGTCGCCTCCGAGTACGACAACTGGACAAAGCTGATCCGCGAAGCCGGCATCAAGCTGGATTAG
- a CDS encoding DUF488 domain-containing protein — protein sequence MARRTKRLFTIGYEQTPAKAVLDELEAAGVKLLVDVRAVAASRRPGFSKNQLAAGLDERGISYLHLKGLGTPKSGREAARSGKFGLLHKIYSAHLKTAQAKEQLDELSALVNKSGPVCILCYERDHTQCHRQWIAEIIEDRDGVKVENLVAPQV from the coding sequence ATGGCCCGCAGGACCAAACGACTTTTCACCATCGGCTATGAGCAGACGCCGGCCAAGGCGGTGCTCGACGAGCTGGAAGCCGCCGGCGTCAAGCTGTTGGTTGACGTGCGCGCAGTCGCCGCCTCGCGGCGGCCGGGATTCTCCAAGAATCAGCTCGCGGCCGGCCTCGACGAACGTGGCATCTCCTATCTGCATCTGAAGGGCCTCGGAACGCCGAAGAGCGGCCGCGAGGCGGCGCGCAGCGGCAAGTTCGGCCTGCTGCACAAGATTTATTCGGCGCATCTGAAGACGGCGCAGGCCAAGGAACAGCTCGACGAGTTGTCGGCACTGGTGAACAAGTCCGGTCCGGTGTGCATTCTCTGTTACGAGCGCGATCATACTCAGTGCCACCGGCAATGGATCGCGGAGATCATCGAGGACCGCGACGGCGTGAAGGTCGAAAATCTGGTGGCACCGCAGGTATAG
- a CDS encoding PhzF family phenazine biosynthesis protein, translating into MQRRYITVDVFTDRAFGGNPLAVVLDAGGLSTEQMQAIATEFNYSETTFVLPPADPAHDALVRIFTVNRELPFAGHPNVGTAFVLATLASRPPARLLFEEGAGLVPVEIVTEQERVVSTEFTAPQPLKRMSHLPVEQAAACLSLSVGDVKTDRHAPQIISVGLPFLAVEVASREALRRARPNAAAFAKTFPCDGSDAVYFYTSDVPAGEKPCELQARMFHPAASGLSEDPATGSATAACAALLADLDDIKDGELKLKIGQGVDMGRPSLLLTRVRKQNGEVASIHVGGGCVQIMEGTLRLDGKG; encoded by the coding sequence ATGCAGCGGCGTTATATCACTGTGGACGTTTTCACCGACCGCGCCTTTGGCGGCAATCCGCTCGCCGTCGTGCTCGATGCCGGCGGGCTGTCGACCGAACAGATGCAGGCGATCGCCACCGAGTTCAATTATTCGGAGACGACCTTCGTGCTGCCGCCGGCCGATCCCGCCCACGACGCTCTGGTGCGCATCTTCACGGTGAACCGGGAGCTGCCGTTTGCGGGCCACCCAAATGTCGGCACCGCCTTCGTGCTGGCGACGCTGGCGTCAAGACCGCCGGCACGGCTGCTGTTCGAGGAGGGCGCTGGCCTCGTCCCGGTCGAGATCGTGACGGAGCAGGAAAGGGTCGTCAGCACCGAATTCACGGCGCCGCAGCCGCTGAAGCGGATGTCGCATCTTCCCGTCGAACAGGCGGCTGCCTGCCTCTCGCTGTCGGTCGGCGACGTCAAGACCGACCGTCATGCACCGCAGATCATCTCAGTCGGGCTGCCGTTCCTGGCCGTCGAAGTCGCCTCGCGCGAGGCGCTGCGGCGGGCCAGGCCCAATGCTGCAGCGTTCGCAAAAACCTTCCCGTGCGACGGCAGCGACGCCGTCTACTTCTATACGAGCGATGTGCCGGCCGGCGAAAAGCCATGCGAGCTGCAGGCGCGGATGTTTCACCCCGCCGCCAGCGGACTGTCCGAAGATCCGGCCACCGGCAGCGCGACGGCGGCCTGCGCGGCGCTGCTTGCCGATCTCGATGATATCAAAGACGGCGAACTGAAATTGAAGATCGGGCAGGGTGTCGACATGGGCCGGCCGAGCCTCTTGCTGACGCGTGTCCGCAAGCAGAATGGCGAGGTGGCATCCATCCATGTCGGCGGCGGCTGTGTGCAGATCATGGAGGGAACGTTGCGGCTTGATGGTAAAGGATGA
- a CDS encoding adenylate/guanylate cyclase domain-containing protein: MAGLWGKGKNDQDTGVSADFQRALMQEVMTTELLRIKALIATTALLAIILGTVYFFASEAVSRVWHGNLRPEYFYSIIVPFILFELWVHGQITRHMRLGRDLPVIRRYLGALIETSMPTVALALHINSMGSVAALGFVVPMIYFIFIILSTLRLDFWLSTFTGAVAAVQLFYMAMFYHPAIGDQAEPLYYHAARSLIILICGVLAGAVGHQLRRQFEASIKAATARDRITNLFGQHVSPQVVERLMAEGTKTDSDIRRVAVMFVDFRSFTAGARTRTPQEVVDRLDGAFAVLVDILDRHGGIVNKFLGDGLLALFGAPLEAPDPAHRAVAAAREMLEANARINEGASWPLRIGIGIHLGEVVAGNIGSPRRKEYTVIGDTVNFASRLEALNKDFNSQFLISEAVRDALGEACGDAVSLGEVEVRGYERPMAVWRLG; encoded by the coding sequence ATGGCTGGGTTGTGGGGCAAGGGGAAGAACGACCAAGATACCGGCGTGTCGGCTGACTTCCAGCGCGCGCTGATGCAGGAAGTGATGACGACCGAGCTGTTGCGGATCAAGGCGCTGATTGCAACCACCGCGCTGCTCGCCATCATCCTCGGGACCGTCTACTTCTTCGCATCCGAGGCGGTGAGCCGTGTCTGGCACGGCAATCTGAGGCCGGAATACTTCTATTCGATCATCGTGCCGTTCATCCTGTTCGAATTGTGGGTGCATGGCCAGATCACCCGCCACATGCGGCTGGGCCGCGACCTGCCGGTGATCAGGCGCTATCTTGGCGCGTTGATCGAGACCTCGATGCCGACGGTCGCGCTGGCGCTGCACATCAACAGCATGGGATCGGTAGCGGCGCTGGGCTTCGTGGTGCCGATGATCTATTTCATCTTCATCATCCTCTCGACCCTGCGGCTGGATTTCTGGCTCTCGACCTTCACCGGCGCGGTCGCCGCCGTTCAGTTGTTTTACATGGCGATGTTCTATCATCCGGCTATCGGCGACCAGGCCGAACCCCTCTATTATCACGCCGCGCGCAGCCTCATCATCCTGATCTGCGGCGTGCTCGCCGGCGCGGTCGGGCATCAGTTGCGGCGGCAGTTCGAGGCCAGCATCAAGGCGGCGACCGCGCGCGATCGCATCACCAACCTGTTCGGCCAGCACGTTTCGCCGCAGGTGGTGGAGCGCCTGATGGCCGAGGGCACGAAGACCGATAGCGACATCCGCCGCGTCGCCGTCATGTTCGTCGACTTCCGCAGCTTCACGGCTGGCGCGCGCACCCGCACGCCGCAGGAAGTGGTGGACCGGCTCGACGGCGCCTTCGCCGTTCTGGTCGACATTCTCGATCGCCACGGTGGCATCGTGAACAAGTTCCTGGGTGACGGATTGCTGGCGCTGTTCGGCGCGCCGCTGGAAGCGCCGGACCCGGCGCACCGGGCCGTCGCCGCGGCACGCGAAATGCTGGAAGCCAATGCGCGCATCAATGAGGGGGCGAGCTGGCCCTTGCGTATCGGCATCGGCATTCATCTCGGTGAGGTGGTCGCCGGCAATATCGGTTCGCCGCGGCGCAAGGAATACACCGTGATCGGCGACACCGTGAACTTCGCCTCGCGGCTAGAGGCGCTCAACAAGGATTTCAATTCGCAATTCCTGATCTCGGAAGCGGTTCGCGACGCGCTCGGCGAAGCGTGCGGCGATGCCGTCTCGCTCGGCGAGGTCGAGGTCAGGGGTTATGAGCGGCCGATGGCCGTGTGGCGGTTAGGGTAA
- a CDS encoding ABC transporter ATP-binding protein, with amino-acid sequence MNTAPASAPDIAINVEGLSKSFGGREVVHDLSMQVKRGSIYGFLGPNGSGKTTTIRMLCGLLTPDAGEGTCLGYDIRRDADKIKRQVGYMTQRFSLYQDLSVRENLEFVARLYGMRDARSAAAEMIRRIGLSGREEQLAGELSGGWKQRLALGACTLPNPQLLLLDEPTAGVDPKARRDFWNEIHALAAEGLTVLVSTHYMDEAERCHEIAYIAYGHLLAHGTVDEVIAKSALSTYTVSGEELNGLAAELTGKPGIDMVAPFGTSLHVSGRDKSALEATIAPYRANRGWRWEDSEPSLEDVFIDLMNRSKDNFQ; translated from the coding sequence ATGAATACAGCGCCCGCATCTGCACCCGACATTGCGATCAATGTCGAGGGTCTTTCAAAATCGTTCGGCGGCCGCGAGGTCGTGCATGACCTTTCGATGCAGGTGAAGCGCGGCTCGATCTACGGCTTCCTTGGGCCCAACGGCTCCGGCAAGACCACCACCATCCGCATGCTGTGCGGCCTCCTGACGCCGGATGCCGGCGAAGGGACCTGCCTCGGCTACGACATCCGCCGCGACGCCGACAAGATCAAGCGCCAGGTCGGATACATGACGCAGCGCTTCAGCCTGTATCAGGATCTCTCGGTGCGCGAGAACCTCGAATTCGTCGCGCGGCTCTACGGCATGCGCGACGCGCGCAGCGCCGCGGCCGAGATGATCCGGCGGATCGGCCTGAGCGGCCGCGAGGAGCAGCTTGCCGGGGAGCTTTCTGGTGGCTGGAAACAGCGGCTGGCGCTCGGCGCCTGCACACTGCCCAATCCGCAATTGCTGCTGCTGGACGAGCCGACCGCCGGTGTCGACCCCAAGGCGCGACGCGATTTCTGGAACGAGATCCACGCGCTCGCCGCCGAGGGGCTGACGGTGCTGGTCTCCACCCATTACATGGACGAGGCCGAGCGCTGTCACGAGATCGCCTACATCGCCTATGGCCACCTGCTGGCGCATGGCACGGTGGACGAGGTGATCGCGAAATCGGCGCTGTCGACCTATACGGTCTCGGGCGAGGAGCTCAACGGGCTTGCGGCCGAACTCACCGGCAAGCCCGGCATCGACATGGTGGCGCCGTTCGGCACCAGCCTGCACGTCTCGGGGCGTGACAAATCGGCGCTCGAGGCGACCATCGCGCCTTACCGGGCCAACCGTGGATGGCGCTGGGAAGACAGCGAACCGTCGCTGGAAGACGTGTTTATCGATCTCATGAACCGCTCAAAGGACAATTTCCAATGA